The Panicum hallii strain FIL2 chromosome 9, PHallii_v3.1, whole genome shotgun sequence genome has a window encoding:
- the LOC112875550 gene encoding uncharacterized protein LOC112875550, giving the protein MVLSSLMANAEGYRLVRCPKCLNVLPEPPNVTVYRCGGCGTTLRAKTRASNGQDVAKKQVRQDSDKFSVATSVSNNGVLPQAKDHASTEVTMDSSCIADTPSTEHGSDCTRSNQSGDVVLPEKNDLEVENNESKDHQDFEGQDANSRMEGPADLGNSNANSTCRDSGEAENHVIEQPAENSETCRVREDDDTVCHLNASENNMLSSEMSQAAVSMQDAEQKEAGAAEHAANKKSYLVRVLSRSCDLRASVNSLDFHSARTSLQSKSFRASEPLQSKIMNTVDELKGDLSELFHKPSESNKPKAYHPPRPSKQDAGHMTRAAITSSAPLAAYHPAPKHSGYAARLSRSGQVAPRGLPSLRYRRHRVYSYHHNVQSEMRPCRHECCHSCQPPCYRSCKQEPAAMHKPPVDREIKRRPPPRNHCRPALRGAPFVICSNCVMLVQLPTDFAVPSRGTRRLQCGSCSGILSYSYRDPSRKKPQSPFGGDEYSTDGYDYEVRHQQAAADGRFAAGFEQADPVSYSEEYGLSFGVSHSTSTEDGQPLYVSRNSSFNTADGRAGTDGKLHRLMGYSSASELLRRYSPDLFESFDGRTPKPNTARAHPHADWKGKGVCVAGEGDADAPRDGAAVKRSKARGLPLQGILRKGIHSLESLKLRS; this is encoded by the exons ATGGTCCTTTCTTCCTTGATGGCAAACGCAGAAGGTTATCGCCTTGTGAGATGCCCCAAGTGTTTGAACGTTCTCCCGGAACCGCCCAATGTTACGGTCTACAGGTGCGGCGGATGTGGCACCACTCTTCGAG CTAAAACCCGGGCTAGCAATGGACAGGATGTGGCCAAGAAACAAGTTCGGCAAGACTCCGACAAGTTTTCGGTTGCTACCTCAGTTAGCAATAATGGAGTGCTTCCTCAAGCCAAAGATCATGCTTCCACCGAAGTTACCATGGACAGCTCCTGCATTGCCGACACTCCTAGCACCGAGCATGGCAGCGATTGCACAAGGAGCAATCAAAGTGGTGATGTTGTGCTACCTGAGAAGAATGATTTGGAGGTTGAGAATAATGAGAGCAAAGACCATCAGGATTTTGAAGGCCAGGATGCCAATTCACGGATGGAAGGTCCTGCTGACCTGGGAAACTCCAATGCAAATAGCACATGCCGAGATTCTGGCGAAGCAGAAAACCACGTCATTGAACAACCTGCAGAGAATTCAGAGACTTGCAGAGTAAGAGAAGATGATGATACGGTGTGCCACTTGAACGCCTCTGAAAACAACATGCTTTCTTCTGAGATGAGCCAAGCAGCCGTCAGTATGCAAGATGCTGAGCAGAAGGAAGCAGGCGCAGCCGAACATGCAGCAAACAAGAAGAGCTATCTTGTTAGGGTACTGTCTCGGTCGTGTGATCTCCGAGCGTCAGTTAATTCGCTTGATTTCCATTCTGCACGGACTTCTCTTCAGTCAAAGAGCTTCAGGGCAAGTGAACCTCTTCAATCGAAGATCATGAACACGGTGGATGAACTGAAGGGCGACCTTTCCGAACTGTTCCATAAACCTTCAGAATCCAACAAGCCGAAGGCGTATCATCCTCCACGTCCTTCAAAACAAGACGCAGGACACATGACTCGTGCAGCCATCACATCCAGCGCACCTCTTGCCGCATACCATCCTGCTCCCAAGCATTCTGGCTACGCAGCTCGCCTCAGCAGGTCTGGCCAGGTTGCTCCCCGTGGGCTGCCCTCGCTGCGATACCGCCGGCACAGGGTTTACTCCTACCATCACAATGTGCAGTCGGAGATGAGACCCTGCCGGCACGAGTGCTGCCACAGCTGCCAGCCACCCTGTTACAGGTCCTGCAAGCAAGAACCTGCGGCAATGCACAAGCCACCGGTCGACAGGGAGATCAAGCGCCGCCCTCCGCCCAGAAACCACTGCCGGCCGGCCCTCCGCGGCGCCCCGTTCGTGATCTGCTCCAACTGCGTCATGCTCGTCCAGCTGCCCACCGACTTCGCCGTCCCGAGCAGAGGGACTCGCCGGCTGCAGTGCGGCTCCTGCTCCGGGATCCTGTCCTACTCGTACAGGGACCCCAGCAGGAAGAAGCCGCAGTCGCCGTTCGGCGGCGACGAGTACAGCACGGACGGCTACGACTACGAGGTCCGCCACCAGCAGGCCGCTGCCGACGGCCGCTTCGCCGCCGGCTTCGAGCAGGCGGACCCGGTGTCGTACTCGGAGGAGTACGGCCTGTCGTTCGGCGTGAGCCACTCGACCAGCACCGAGGACGGGCAGCCGCTGTACGTGTCGAGGAACTCATCGTTCAACACCGCCGACGGGAGGGCGGGAACGGACGGCAAGCTCCACCGGCTGATGGGGTACTCGTCGGCGAGCGAGCTGCTGCGGCGGTACTCCCCCGACCTGTTCGAGAGCTTCGACGGGCGCACGCCCAAGCCCAACACCGCGAGAGCGCACCCCCACGCCGACTGGAAGGGCAAAGGCGTCTGCGTGGCGGGAGAAGGCGACGCCGACGCGCCGCGGGACGGTGCGGCGGTGAAGCGGTCGAAGGCCAGGGGCCTGCCGCTCCAGGGGATTCTGAGGAAGGGAATCCACAGCCTGGAATCGCTCAAGCTCAGGTCGTAG
- the LOC112875552 gene encoding uncharacterized protein LOC112875552 — protein MQPVSRLAPARPHARVAVTTTCQARVTASRGCARPPRVVGAPAPRQPRLGLRARATPCGGGAAEPVEAREDAEPAGLAPEELEVLEAAAIAGEDEGRRPTDYDRRAHIFEESSRVFRELKHRRDGGSGHGDVTAGATAGTREQQQQVV, from the coding sequence ATGCAGCCCGTATCCCGCCTGGCCCCCGCAcggccgcacgcgcgcgtggCGGTGACGACGACGTGCCAGGCCCGGGTCACGGCGAGCCGCGGCTGCGCCCGGCCCCCGCGCGTGGTCGGGGCTCCCGCCCCGCGGCAGCCGCGCCTGGGCCTGCGCGCCCGTGCGACGCCgtgcgggggcggggcggcggagccCGTCGAGGCGCGGGAGGACGCGGAGCCGGCAGGCCTGGCGccggaggagctggaggtgcTGGAGGCGGCGGCCATCGCGGGGGAGGACGAGGGGCGGCGGCCCACGGACTACGACCGCCGCGCGCACATCTTCGAGGAGAGCTCGCGGGTGTTCCGGGAACTCAAGCACCGACGCGACGGCGGAAGCGGGCACGGTGACGTCACCGCTGGCGCCACAGCGGGAACGcgcgagcagcagcagcaagttgTGTGA
- the LOC112876876 gene encoding uncharacterized protein LOC112876876: MCSRACARLPHPLFRPAPSPKRRPALPQGPTLARSRALVARAAADAPDDAHSPPSSFDFLALKRELELEEEGAVVAVEADEGGGAVSEGDGEREAERSASGTRRRRRQMTRRSALLAKQVISVSSARSLGFVSQLWVHAASWVVALVEVRPSLLSGEEEKFLFEDIYQVGDVVLVEDESVIENEHNLVGLHSLVGYNVVTSRRRNVGKVRGFTFDINSGAMESLELDSFGFSIVPSSLVSTYCLFVEDVLDIVSDTIVVHEDAVSRVQRLTQGILGTQNIHGPGGEIDGYRRSGRRRANSQGGRKLHRKARDGKDEWELPMDY, translated from the exons ATGTGCTcccgcgcctgcgcgcgcctCCCGCACCCGCTCTTCAGGCCCGCTCCAAGCCCGAAGCGCAGGCCCGCTCTCCCGCAAGGCCCGACCTTAGCCCGGAGCCGTGCCCTCgtcgcgcgcgcggccgcggacgCGCCGGACGACGCGCAttcgccgccgtcgagcttcgACTTCCTCGCGCTGAAGCGGGAGCTTGAgctggaggaggagggggcggtgGTGGCTGTCGAGGCGGATGAGGGAGGGGGAGCTGTCAGCGAGGGCGATGGGGAGAGGGAGGCGGAGAGGAGTGCGAGCGgtacgaggcggcggcggaggcagatGACGAGGCGATCGGCTCTGCTCGCGAAGCAGGTCATCAGTGTGAGCTCGGCACGGAGCCTTGGGTTCGTGTCGCAGCTCTGGGTCCACGCCGCCTCG TGGGTTGTTGCATTGGTTGAAGTGAGGCCAAGCTTACTTTCAGGAGAAGAAGAGAAATTCCTTTTTGAGGACATATATCAG GTTGGAGATGTGGTGCTTGTTGAGGATGAATCTGTGATCGAGAATGAACATAATCTTGTCGGATTGCACAGCTTG GTGGGCTACAATGTTGTAACTTCTAGGAGGCGCAATGTTGGTAAG GTGCGTGGTTTCACATTTGACATCAACTCAGGTGCTATGGAGTCTCTTGAGCTTGACTCATTTGGGTTTTCTATCGTCCCTTCTAGTCTG GTAAGCACATACTGTTTGTTTGTGGAAGATGTGCTGGATATAGTCTCTGATACAATCGTGGTGCACGAAGATGCAGTCTCCCGGGTTCAACGGTTAACACAG GGCATTTTGGGCACACAAAACATCCATGGACCTGGTGGTGAGATCGATGGGTACCGCAGGTCGGGGAGGAGAAGAGCAAATAGTCAGGGAGGCCGAAAACTCCATAGGAAAGCGAGAGATGGCAAGGATGAATGGGAGCTTCCGATGGACTATTGA